A window of Puntigrus tetrazona isolate hp1 unplaced genomic scaffold, ASM1883169v1 S000000554, whole genome shotgun sequence genomic DNA:
ttataattcgCGCCATATAAATGAACGAGACgaaaatatatgaaaacgtCGCAAAATACAGCAGAATTAGCTATTTGTGTGTTTGAAGCCGCCCCTCACCTCTGCGTGGCTGCCCGGAGCCAGAGTCTTGCTGCACCTCTCACAGCGCAGGCAGGGTCTGTGCCAGTCTTTACCCAGGGAACTGACCTTTTCAGCTGAAACACAAAGGAGGAGACACACAGGCCCTTCTGTGAGCGTCAGGCAACCTCGGGAAATGCTAATGTGTGTCCCGGCGCTGCTGAGCACACAAGCTCCGGCACAAGTCCGTATCTGGTGAACTTTGTAGTCTGAATGTCAGCGCTCACCGAAGTACACTGTTTTGTTGCACCTTGGGCAGATGTTCGGCTGACCGGAAAACGAACTGAAGCTTGCGGCTGGAGAAAATCGGGGGAAAGAgttgttcttaaaaaatatcattGACGTTTTGTTATCATAAATGCAATAATCgtaaaaatataatgcagcATTCGTTATCACCACCCACTTTGCTCTAGAAAGCACAGAATAAATTGCT
This region includes:
- the LOC122334515 gene encoding cysteine-rich protein 2-like — protein: MIFFKNNSFPRFSPAASFSSFSGQPNICPRCNKTVYFAEKVSSLGKDWHRPCLRCERCSKTLAPGSHAEHDGQPYCHKPCYAVLFGPKGVNTGGVGSYIYEDPNNEGQS